In Burkholderia sp. NRF60-BP8, a single window of DNA contains:
- the moeA gene encoding molybdopterin molybdotransferase MoeA yields the protein MITQSSPASRTAPGPDAPLSLADAQALACRFAAPVDAYDTVTLRDALDRVLAADVSAPFDIPAYDNSAMDGYAFDSSSAAFASAQSEVAMTVAGTAFAGHPFDGAVAAHACVRIMTGAPMPAGCDTVIPQERVRVDGDTIRFAAHDVARGANCRKAGEDLARGACALAAGRILRPSDLGLLASFGVTDVTVRRRVRVAVFSTGDELREPGEPLGRGALYDSNRGMLIAMLARLHVDTIDLGIVRDDPAALEAALRDALAAQADAVITSGGVSVGEADFTRDVMARLGDVTFASLALRPGRPLACGTLARPGDSAGHALFFGLPGNPVASAVTFYAIVRPALLTLAGAQTPPPAMYTALSTQPLKTRPGRTEYLRGIATRAADGQWHVAPAGSQSAASLSGLAAANCFIVLGHDTAAIDAGAPVDILPLDGLI from the coding sequence ATGATCACGCAATCCTCGCCCGCTTCCCGAACCGCACCCGGCCCCGATGCCCCGCTGTCGCTCGCCGACGCGCAGGCGCTCGCGTGCCGCTTCGCGGCGCCGGTCGACGCGTACGACACGGTGACGCTGCGCGACGCGCTCGACCGCGTGCTCGCGGCCGACGTGAGCGCGCCGTTCGACATTCCCGCGTACGACAACTCGGCAATGGACGGCTATGCGTTCGACAGCAGCAGCGCAGCATTCGCGTCGGCGCAGAGCGAGGTCGCGATGACGGTCGCCGGCACCGCGTTCGCCGGCCATCCGTTCGACGGCGCCGTGGCGGCCCATGCATGCGTGCGCATCATGACCGGCGCGCCGATGCCGGCCGGATGCGACACGGTGATTCCGCAGGAACGCGTACGCGTCGATGGCGACACGATACGGTTCGCCGCACACGACGTCGCGCGCGGCGCGAACTGCCGCAAGGCCGGCGAGGATCTCGCGCGCGGCGCCTGCGCGCTCGCCGCGGGCCGTATCCTGCGGCCATCGGATCTGGGCCTGCTCGCGTCGTTCGGGGTCACCGACGTCACGGTGCGCCGGCGCGTGCGCGTCGCCGTGTTCTCGACCGGCGACGAGCTGCGCGAGCCCGGCGAACCGCTCGGCCGCGGCGCACTGTACGACAGCAATCGCGGGATGCTGATCGCGATGCTCGCACGGCTGCACGTGGACACGATCGATCTCGGGATCGTCCGGGACGACCCGGCCGCGCTCGAAGCCGCATTGCGCGACGCCCTCGCCGCGCAGGCCGATGCGGTCATCACGTCGGGCGGCGTGTCGGTCGGCGAAGCCGACTTCACGCGCGACGTGATGGCGCGGCTCGGCGACGTGACGTTCGCGAGTCTCGCGCTGCGGCCCGGCCGGCCGCTCGCGTGCGGCACGCTCGCACGCCCGGGCGACAGCGCCGGCCACGCGCTGTTCTTCGGGCTGCCCGGCAATCCGGTCGCCTCCGCCGTGACGTTTTACGCGATCGTGCGCCCCGCACTGCTGACGCTGGCCGGTGCGCAGACGCCGCCGCCGGCGATGTACACGGCGCTCAGTACGCAGCCGTTGAAGACGCGTCCCGGCCGCACCGAATACCTGCGCGGCATCGCGACGCGCGCCGCCGACGGCCAATGGCACGTCGCGCCGGCCGGATCGCAAAGCGCCGCGTCGCTGAGCGGTCTCGCGGCCGCCAACTGTTTCATCGTCCTGGGCCACGATACCGCGGCAATCGACGCGGGCGCCCCGGTCGACATCCTGCCGCTCGACGGCCTGATCTGA
- a CDS encoding LutC/YkgG family protein, whose translation MDTSAARRQILARIRAAQGRAAEPDAAERDGVADYLARHPQGPRPPAPADLVAAFVDEAQRLSTTVDEVATLADVPAAAARYLAAHGLPAQAIAWRTLADLDWAAAGLSVECRKPRDGDLVGLTGCFCATAETGSLVLLSGPDTYASAGLLPETHIAIVPASRIVAGHEDAFALIRAERGELPRAVNFVSGPSRTGDIEQTIILGAHGPYRVHAIVVRGA comes from the coding sequence ATGGACACTTCCGCTGCCCGTCGCCAGATCCTCGCGCGCATCCGCGCGGCGCAGGGGCGCGCGGCCGAACCCGATGCAGCGGAGCGCGACGGCGTCGCCGACTACCTTGCCCGTCATCCGCAAGGCCCGCGCCCGCCGGCGCCGGCCGACCTCGTCGCCGCTTTCGTCGACGAAGCGCAGCGCCTGTCGACCACGGTCGACGAAGTCGCGACGCTGGCCGACGTGCCTGCCGCCGCCGCCCGCTATCTTGCCGCTCACGGCCTGCCGGCGCAGGCCATCGCGTGGCGCACGCTGGCCGATCTCGACTGGGCCGCCGCCGGCCTGTCTGTCGAGTGCCGCAAGCCGCGCGACGGCGATCTCGTCGGCCTGACCGGCTGCTTTTGCGCGACCGCCGAAACGGGGTCGCTGGTGTTGCTGTCCGGCCCCGACACTTACGCATCGGCCGGTCTGCTGCCGGAAACCCACATCGCGATCGTGCCGGCGTCGCGCATCGTCGCCGGTCATGAAGACGCGTTCGCGCTGATTCGCGCGGAGCGCGGCGAACTGCCGCGCGCGGTCAATTTCGTGTCGGGCCCGTCGCGCACCGGCGACATCGAGCAAACGATCATTCTGGGTGCACACGGTCCGTACCGCGTGCACGCGATCGTCGTACGGGGCGCATGA
- the mobA gene encoding molybdenum cofactor guanylyltransferase MobA, whose amino-acid sequence MSAPASAPSIAGLLLAGGRATRMDGVDKGLQLLDGTPLALHVLRRLSPQVDETLISANRHADRYAELGAPFDARIVADETPDFPGPLAGLLAGMRAARAPLLACSPCDTPYLPVDLVARLHAALDAQQADIAMAITVDARQMRSPQPTFALLRTSLADDLAARLTAGDRKVRAWYARHKTVEVEFRDERAFYNANSWQELAALARR is encoded by the coding sequence ATGTCCGCTCCCGCGTCCGCCCCGTCGATCGCCGGCCTGCTGCTCGCAGGCGGGCGGGCCACCCGCATGGACGGCGTCGACAAGGGCCTGCAATTGCTCGACGGTACGCCGCTCGCGCTGCACGTGCTGCGCCGGCTGTCGCCGCAGGTCGACGAGACGCTGATCAGCGCGAATCGCCATGCCGATCGCTATGCCGAACTCGGTGCGCCGTTCGACGCGCGCATCGTCGCCGACGAAACCCCCGACTTCCCCGGGCCGCTCGCGGGCCTGCTTGCCGGCATGCGCGCGGCGCGCGCGCCGCTGCTCGCGTGCTCGCCATGCGATACGCCCTATCTGCCCGTCGACCTCGTCGCGCGGCTGCATGCGGCGCTCGACGCGCAGCAGGCCGACATCGCGATGGCGATTACCGTCGACGCGCGGCAGATGCGCTCGCCGCAGCCGACGTTCGCGCTGCTGCGCACGTCGCTGGCCGACGACCTGGCCGCCCGGCTCACGGCCGGCGACCGCAAGGTGCGTGCGTGGTACGCACGCCACAAGACGGTCGAAGTCGAGTTTCGCGACGAGCGTGCGTTTTACAATGCCAACTCCTGGCAGGAACTCGCCGCGCTGGCCCGCCGCTGA
- a CDS encoding 2-hydroxyacid dehydrogenase, translating into MQKILVARPIFPDVIERLKQYFEVDWNDGDALAPDALAARLADKDGALTAGDPVGAATLAAAPRLRVVANMAVGYNNFDMAAFNAANVLGTNTPDVLNESTADFGWALMMAAARRIAESEHWLRAGHWRKWAYDGFLGTDIYGSTLGVIGMGRIGQALARRARGFGMQVIYHNRSRVAPEIEAELEAEYVSKDALLARADHVVLVLPYTKENHHTIGAAELAKMKPTATLTNIARGGIVDDAALAAALRDGTIAAAGLDVYEGEPSVHPALLEVPNVVLTPHIASATEKTRRAMANLAADNLIAALGEGPRAGRPPNPINPDVIGKPRA; encoded by the coding sequence ATGCAGAAGATCCTGGTCGCGCGTCCGATCTTTCCGGACGTGATCGAACGGCTCAAGCAGTATTTCGAAGTCGACTGGAACGACGGCGACGCGCTCGCGCCCGACGCGCTCGCCGCGCGTCTGGCCGACAAGGACGGCGCGCTGACGGCCGGCGACCCGGTCGGCGCGGCCACGCTCGCGGCCGCGCCGCGCCTGCGCGTCGTGGCGAACATGGCGGTCGGCTACAACAACTTCGACATGGCCGCGTTCAACGCGGCGAACGTGCTCGGCACCAACACGCCCGACGTGCTGAACGAGTCGACCGCCGATTTCGGCTGGGCGCTGATGATGGCCGCCGCGCGTCGGATCGCCGAATCCGAACACTGGCTGCGCGCCGGTCACTGGCGGAAGTGGGCGTACGACGGCTTCCTCGGCACCGACATCTACGGCTCGACGCTCGGCGTCATCGGGATGGGCCGCATCGGCCAGGCGCTCGCGCGGCGCGCGCGCGGCTTCGGGATGCAGGTGATTTATCACAACCGTTCGCGGGTCGCGCCCGAGATCGAAGCCGAGCTCGAGGCCGAATACGTGTCGAAGGATGCGCTGCTCGCGCGCGCCGATCACGTCGTGCTCGTGCTGCCGTACACGAAGGAGAACCATCACACGATCGGCGCGGCCGAGCTCGCGAAGATGAAACCCACGGCGACGCTGACCAACATCGCGCGCGGCGGGATCGTCGACGATGCGGCGCTGGCCGCTGCGCTGCGGGACGGGACGATCGCCGCGGCCGGCCTCGACGTGTACGAAGGCGAGCCGAGCGTGCATCCGGCGCTGCTCGAAGTGCCGAACGTCGTGCTGACGCCGCATATCGCGAGCGCGACCGAAAAGACGCGCCGCGCGATGGCGAATCTCGCTGCCGACAACCTGATCGCCGCGCTCGGCGAGGGGCCGCGTGCGGGGCGGCCGCCGAATCCGATCAACCCTGACGTGATCGGGAAGCCGCGCGCATGA
- the fdxA gene encoding ferredoxin FdxA has translation MTHVVTEGCIKCKYTDCVDVCPVDCFREGPNFLAIDPDECIDCAVCVAECPTNAIYAEEDVPGDQQQFTALNAELAKNWPSITKTKPAPADADEWKDVQDKLHLLER, from the coding sequence ATGACTCACGTTGTGACCGAAGGCTGCATCAAGTGCAAATACACGGATTGCGTGGATGTGTGCCCGGTGGATTGCTTCCGTGAAGGTCCCAACTTTCTCGCCATCGATCCGGACGAGTGCATCGACTGCGCCGTGTGCGTCGCCGAATGCCCGACCAATGCGATCTATGCCGAAGAAGACGTTCCGGGCGACCAGCAGCAGTTCACCGCGTTGAACGCGGAGCTGGCGAAGAACTGGCCGTCGATCACGAAGACCAAGCCGGCGCCCGCCGACGCGGACGAGTGGAAGGACGTGCAGGACAAGCTGCACCTGCTCGAGCGCTGA
- a CDS encoding GNAT family N-acetyltransferase encodes MSGTPLIRAADPRDVSAILALMRELAEFEKLTHLFVATEADLADALFGEHPAAEARVAEQDGAIVAYALFFHNYSTFLGRRGLYLEDLYVQPSQRGTGLGTAMLRHLAALAVERRCARFEWSVLDWNQPAIDFYEKMGATVLPEWRIVRVTGDALDTLAAH; translated from the coding sequence GTGAGCGGCACGCCGCTGATCCGCGCGGCCGACCCGCGCGACGTCAGCGCGATCCTCGCGCTGATGCGCGAGCTGGCCGAGTTCGAGAAGCTCACGCATCTGTTCGTCGCGACCGAAGCCGATCTCGCCGACGCGCTGTTCGGCGAGCACCCTGCCGCCGAGGCACGGGTGGCCGAGCAGGACGGCGCGATCGTCGCGTATGCGCTGTTCTTCCACAACTATTCGACGTTCCTCGGCCGCCGCGGGCTGTATCTCGAGGATCTGTACGTGCAGCCGTCGCAGCGCGGCACGGGCCTGGGCACCGCGATGCTGCGTCATCTCGCGGCACTCGCCGTCGAGCGTCGTTGCGCGCGCTTCGAATGGTCGGTCCTCGACTGGAACCAGCCGGCGATCGATTTCTACGAGAAGATGGGCGCGACCGTGCTGCCGGAGTGGCGCATCGTGCGCGTGACGGGCGACGCGCTGGACACGCTCGCCGCGCACTGA
- a CDS encoding CreA family protein — MKHRLLRSAPVALLLSAFAAAPFAQAEEVGSVNTHFRVTGSDRVVVEAYDDPVVNGVTCYVSRARTGGIKGTLGVAEDPSEASIACRQVGPISFKEPLKQQTDVFSERMSFIFKTLHVVRVVDKKRNTIVYLTYSDRIVSGSPKNAVTAVPMPAGTTIPVK; from the coding sequence ATGAAGCATCGCCTCCTGCGCTCCGCCCCCGTCGCCCTCCTGCTCTCCGCATTCGCTGCAGCGCCGTTCGCGCAGGCGGAGGAAGTCGGCAGCGTCAATACCCATTTCCGCGTCACGGGCTCCGATCGCGTGGTCGTCGAGGCCTATGACGATCCGGTCGTGAACGGCGTGACCTGCTACGTGTCGCGCGCCCGCACCGGCGGGATCAAGGGCACGCTCGGCGTGGCCGAGGATCCGAGCGAGGCATCGATCGCGTGCCGGCAGGTCGGCCCGATCAGCTTCAAGGAACCGCTCAAGCAGCAGACCGACGTGTTCAGCGAACGCATGTCGTTCATCTTCAAGACGCTGCACGTCGTGCGCGTGGTCGACAAGAAACGCAACACGATCGTCTACCTGACCTACAGCGACCGCATCGTCAGCGGCAGCCCGAAGAACGCCGTCACCGCGGTGCCGATGCCGGCCGGCACGACGATTCCGGTCAAGTAA
- the moaA gene encoding GTP 3',8-cyclase MoaA, with translation MSRRIIPLADVSGMPDVSGVAHAPDGTLADTFARPLRDLRISVTDRCNFRCVYCMPRAVFDKDYPFLPHSALLTHEEIERVARLFVAHGVEKIRITGGEPLLRKNLEFLIERLARLTTHAGRPLDLTLTTNGSLLARKARALKDAGLTRVTVSLDALDDALFKRMNDAEFASADVLDGIFAAQAAGLAPVKVNMVVKRGTNDGEILPMAERFRGTGVILRFIEYMDVGTSNGWNMTEVLPSADVVARIAEHFPLVPLEPHTAAETAQRWGYADGSGEIGVISSVTQAFCGDCTRARLSTEGKLYLCLFASAGHDLRALVRGGASDAEIATAIARIWQARTDRYSQLRGSASSDAAPEGAGKRVEMSYIGG, from the coding sequence ATGTCCCGACGCATCATTCCCCTCGCCGACGTCAGCGGGATGCCGGACGTCTCCGGCGTCGCGCATGCCCCCGACGGCACGCTGGCCGACACGTTCGCCAGGCCGCTGCGCGACCTGCGCATTTCGGTGACGGATCGCTGCAATTTCCGCTGCGTGTACTGCATGCCGCGCGCCGTCTTCGACAAGGACTACCCGTTCCTGCCGCACAGCGCGCTGCTCACGCACGAGGAAATCGAGCGCGTGGCGCGGCTCTTCGTCGCACACGGCGTCGAGAAGATCCGCATCACGGGCGGCGAGCCGCTGCTGCGCAAGAACCTCGAATTCCTGATCGAGCGGCTCGCGCGTCTGACGACGCACGCCGGCCGCCCGCTCGACCTGACGCTGACGACCAACGGCTCGCTGCTCGCGCGCAAGGCGCGCGCGCTGAAGGACGCCGGGCTCACGCGCGTCACGGTCAGCCTCGATGCGCTCGACGATGCGCTGTTCAAGCGCATGAACGATGCCGAGTTCGCGAGCGCCGACGTGCTCGACGGCATCTTCGCCGCGCAGGCCGCGGGCCTCGCGCCGGTCAAGGTCAACATGGTCGTGAAGCGCGGCACCAACGACGGCGAGATCCTGCCGATGGCCGAGCGCTTCCGCGGCACCGGCGTGATCCTGCGTTTCATCGAATACATGGACGTCGGCACGTCGAACGGCTGGAACATGACCGAGGTGCTGCCGTCGGCGGACGTCGTCGCGCGTATCGCCGAACACTTCCCGCTCGTGCCGCTCGAGCCGCACACGGCGGCCGAAACCGCGCAGCGCTGGGGCTATGCGGACGGCAGCGGCGAGATCGGCGTGATCTCGAGCGTCACGCAGGCCTTCTGCGGCGACTGCACGCGCGCGCGACTGTCGACCGAAGGCAAGTTGTACCTGTGTCTGTTCGCGTCGGCGGGCCACGACCTGCGTGCGCTCGTGCGCGGCGGCGCAAGCGATGCCGAGATCGCGACCGCGATCGCCCGCATCTGGCAGGCGCGCACCGACCGCTATTCGCAGCTGCGCGGCAGCGCATCGTCCGACGCCGCGCCCGAGGGCGCCGGCAAGCGCGTCGAAATGTCGTATATCGGCGGCTGA
- the rmuC gene encoding DNA recombination protein RmuC translates to MTMTLLLAAVVVLAVALAVAIVALVRGGGRHDDVAVLGDQIEDAAHAQARAVERLERELRGEIVDNARGSRTELAGSFAQLQQTLAAQLTSVATVQNSQIEGFAQQLGKLVAGNAQQFDAMRESLQRQAQQAREEQTGALRLFGDTLNRQLTQLTEANDRRIGEVRATLEQRLKEIETNNAAKLEEMRRTVDEKLHATLEQRLGESFKLVSDRLEQVHRGLGEMQTLAAGVGDLKKVLTNVKTRGTWGEVQLEALLEQMLTPDQYAKNVATVPKSTERVEFAIRLPGRAAGTRDAPPVWLPIDAKFPREDYERLIDAQERADAVAVEEAARALEARVRMEARTIAEKYVAPPHTTDFALLFLPTEGLYAEILRRPGLTDLLQRDYRVTVAGPTTLTALLNSLQMGFRTLAIEQRSSEVWQVLGAVKTEFGKFGDVLARTKAQLETVTRSIESAEQRTRVMSRKLKQVEALPGDAAAGLLGAEGAEGADADDA, encoded by the coding sequence ATGACGATGACGTTGTTGCTGGCGGCGGTCGTCGTGCTGGCCGTCGCGCTCGCCGTGGCGATCGTCGCGCTCGTGCGCGGCGGCGGCCGCCACGACGACGTGGCCGTGCTCGGCGACCAGATCGAGGATGCCGCGCATGCGCAGGCGCGCGCGGTCGAGCGGCTCGAACGCGAATTGCGCGGCGAGATCGTCGACAATGCGCGCGGGTCGCGTACCGAGCTGGCCGGCAGCTTCGCCCAGTTGCAGCAGACGCTCGCCGCGCAACTGACGAGCGTGGCGACCGTGCAGAACAGCCAGATCGAGGGGTTCGCGCAGCAGCTCGGCAAGCTCGTCGCCGGCAATGCGCAGCAGTTCGACGCGATGCGCGAGAGCTTGCAGCGCCAGGCCCAGCAGGCGCGCGAGGAACAGACGGGCGCGCTGCGGCTGTTCGGCGACACGCTGAACCGGCAGCTCACGCAACTGACGGAGGCGAACGATCGTCGGATCGGCGAAGTGCGTGCGACGCTCGAACAGCGGCTGAAGGAAATCGAGACGAACAACGCGGCGAAGCTCGAGGAGATGCGCCGCACCGTCGACGAGAAGCTGCACGCGACGCTCGAGCAGCGGCTCGGCGAATCGTTCAAGCTCGTGTCGGACCGGCTCGAACAGGTGCATCGCGGGCTCGGCGAGATGCAGACGCTCGCGGCCGGCGTCGGCGACCTGAAGAAGGTGCTGACCAACGTGAAGACGCGCGGCACCTGGGGCGAAGTGCAGCTCGAGGCGCTGCTGGAGCAGATGCTGACGCCCGACCAGTACGCGAAGAACGTCGCGACGGTGCCGAAGAGTACCGAGCGCGTCGAATTCGCGATCCGGCTGCCGGGCCGCGCTGCCGGCACGCGCGACGCGCCGCCGGTGTGGCTGCCGATCGACGCGAAATTCCCGCGCGAAGACTACGAGCGGTTGATCGACGCGCAGGAGCGCGCCGATGCGGTGGCGGTCGAGGAGGCGGCCCGTGCGCTCGAGGCGCGGGTGCGGATGGAAGCGCGCACGATCGCCGAGAAGTACGTCGCGCCGCCGCACACGACCGATTTCGCGCTGCTGTTCCTGCCGACCGAGGGGCTGTATGCGGAGATCCTGCGCCGCCCGGGGCTGACCGACCTGCTGCAGCGCGACTATCGGGTGACGGTCGCCGGGCCGACCACGCTCACCGCGCTGTTGAACAGCCTGCAGATGGGGTTCCGCACGCTCGCGATCGAGCAGCGCTCGAGCGAGGTGTGGCAGGTGCTCGGCGCGGTCAAGACGGAGTTCGGCAAGTTCGGCGACGTGCTCGCGCGCACGAAGGCGCAGCTCGAAACGGTCACGCGCTCGATCGAGTCTGCCGAGCAGCGCACGCGCGTGATGAGCCGCAAGCTCAAGCAGGTCGAGGCGCTGCCGGGCGATGCGGCGGCCGGTCTGCTCGGCGCGGAAGGGGCCGAAGGCGCCGACGCGGACGACGCGTGA
- a CDS encoding sodium:proton antiporter, whose amino-acid sequence MKRHAAWAGMASGIALGAAPALASAATLDGSTLSALWGIPFAGILLSIALFPLVAPVFWHHHFGKIAAGWAIVFLAPFAVAFGAGTAFGTLVHALLEEYIPFIVLLTALYTVAGGICVNGNLHGSPKLNTAILALGTLLASVMGTTGAAMLLIRPLLRANDNRKHVVHVVIFFIFLVANAGGSLSPLGDPPLFLGFLNGVSFFWTTTHLALPMLFICAVLLTLFFALDTYFYRKGGEERPAALDPTPDGAALSIDGKINFVLLAAVIALVLMSGVWKPGVSFDVWGTHVALQNLVRDVALVVVTLASLALTPRSAREGNAFNWAPIEEVAKLFAGIFVTIAPVIVILRAGADGAFAQIVHLVTGPDGKPIDAMYFWATGILSSFLDNAPTYLVFFNLAGGDAQTLMTTGASTLAAISAGAVFMGANSYIGNAPNFMVKAIAESRGVKMPSFFAYLGWALVVLIPVFLLTSWLFFPA is encoded by the coding sequence ATGAAACGACATGCCGCCTGGGCGGGCATGGCGTCGGGAATCGCGCTTGGCGCCGCTCCCGCGCTCGCATCGGCCGCCACGCTCGACGGTTCCACGCTGTCGGCGCTCTGGGGTATCCCGTTCGCCGGGATTCTGCTGTCCATCGCGCTGTTCCCGCTCGTCGCCCCCGTGTTCTGGCATCACCACTTCGGCAAGATCGCGGCCGGCTGGGCGATCGTGTTCCTCGCGCCGTTCGCGGTCGCGTTCGGCGCCGGCACCGCGTTCGGCACGCTCGTGCATGCGCTGCTCGAGGAATACATTCCGTTCATCGTGCTGCTCACCGCGCTCTATACGGTCGCGGGCGGCATCTGCGTGAACGGCAATCTGCATGGGTCGCCGAAACTGAATACCGCGATCCTCGCGCTCGGCACGCTGCTCGCGAGCGTGATGGGCACGACGGGCGCCGCGATGCTGCTGATCCGGCCGCTGCTGCGCGCCAACGACAACCGCAAGCATGTCGTGCACGTCGTGATCTTCTTCATCTTCCTCGTCGCGAACGCGGGCGGCTCGCTGTCGCCGCTCGGCGATCCGCCGCTGTTCCTCGGCTTCCTGAACGGCGTGAGCTTCTTCTGGACGACCACGCATCTCGCGCTGCCGATGCTGTTCATCTGCGCGGTGCTGCTGACGCTGTTCTTCGCGCTCGATACGTACTTCTACCGGAAGGGCGGCGAGGAGCGGCCGGCCGCGCTCGATCCGACGCCCGACGGCGCGGCGCTGTCGATCGACGGCAAGATCAACTTCGTGCTGCTGGCGGCCGTGATCGCGCTCGTGCTGATGAGCGGCGTGTGGAAGCCGGGCGTCTCGTTCGACGTGTGGGGCACGCACGTCGCGCTGCAGAATCTCGTGCGCGACGTCGCGCTCGTGGTGGTGACGCTCGCGTCGCTCGCGCTGACGCCGCGTTCCGCGCGCGAGGGCAACGCGTTCAACTGGGCGCCGATCGAGGAAGTCGCGAAGCTGTTCGCCGGCATCTTCGTGACGATCGCGCCGGTGATCGTGATCCTGCGCGCGGGGGCGGACGGCGCGTTCGCGCAGATCGTCCATCTCGTCACGGGGCCCGACGGCAAGCCGATCGACGCGATGTACTTCTGGGCGACCGGCATCCTGTCGTCGTTCCTCGACAATGCGCCGACCTATCTCGTGTTCTTCAACCTCGCGGGCGGCGATGCGCAGACGCTGATGACGACCGGCGCATCGACGCTCGCCGCGATTTCCGCCGGCGCGGTGTTCATGGGCGCGAACAGCTATATCGGCAATGCGCCGAACTTCATGGTGAAGGCGATCGCCGAATCGCGCGGCGTGAAGATGCCGAGCTTCTTTGCGTACCTCGGCTGGGCGCTCGTCGTGCTGATACCGGTATTCCTGCTCACGTCCTGGCTTTTCTTCCCGGCGTAA
- the pncB gene encoding nicotinate phosphoribosyltransferase, producing the protein MIITSLLDTDLYKFTMMQVVLHHFPAANVEYRFRCRTPGVDLVPYIDEIRDEVRGLCSLRFSDVELDYLRRMRFIKSDFVDFLALFHLNEKYISIAPSPKGNGEIDIVIEGPWLHTILFEIPVLAIVNEVYFRNTQREPDYREGRERLREKIKLLGAKPEFADCKIADYGTRRRFSKVWHEEVALTLRDGLGPQFAGTSNVLYAMKHDITPLGTMAHEYLQACQALGPRLRDSQIYGFEMWAKEYRGDLGIALSDVYGMDAFLNDFDMYFCKLFDGARHDSGDPFDWGERMLRHYEANRCDPRTKVLVFSDALDIPKVMQLYERFRGRCKLAFGVGTNLTNDLGYVPLQIVIKMVRCNGQPVAKLSDSPGKSMCDDKAYLAYLRQVFGIAQPVEEDASK; encoded by the coding sequence ATGATCATCACTTCGCTGCTCGACACGGATCTCTACAAGTTCACGATGATGCAGGTCGTCCTGCATCACTTTCCCGCTGCCAACGTCGAATACCGTTTCCGGTGCCGCACGCCCGGCGTCGATCTCGTGCCGTACATCGACGAGATTCGCGACGAGGTGCGCGGCCTGTGCTCGCTGCGTTTTTCCGACGTCGAACTCGACTATCTGCGGCGGATGCGCTTCATCAAGAGCGACTTCGTCGACTTCCTCGCGCTGTTCCACCTGAACGAGAAGTACATCTCGATCGCGCCTTCGCCGAAGGGCAACGGCGAGATCGACATCGTGATCGAAGGGCCGTGGCTGCATACGATCCTGTTCGAGATCCCGGTGCTCGCGATCGTCAACGAAGTCTATTTCCGCAACACGCAGCGCGAGCCCGACTATCGCGAAGGCCGCGAACGGCTGCGCGAGAAGATCAAGCTGCTCGGCGCGAAGCCCGAATTCGCCGACTGCAAGATCGCCGACTACGGCACGCGCCGACGCTTCTCGAAGGTCTGGCACGAGGAAGTCGCGCTCACGCTGCGCGACGGGCTCGGCCCGCAGTTCGCGGGCACGAGCAACGTGCTGTACGCGATGAAGCACGACATCACGCCGCTCGGCACGATGGCGCACGAATACCTGCAGGCGTGCCAGGCGCTCGGCCCGCGGTTGCGCGATTCGCAGATCTACGGCTTCGAGATGTGGGCGAAGGAGTATCGCGGCGACCTCGGGATCGCGCTGTCGGACGTCTACGGCATGGACGCGTTCCTGAACGACTTCGACATGTACTTTTGCAAGCTGTTCGACGGCGCGCGCCACGATTCGGGCGATCCGTTCGACTGGGGCGAGCGGATGCTGCGCCATTACGAGGCGAACCGGTGCGACCCGCGCACCAAGGTGCTCGTGTTCTCGGACGCGCTCGACATTCCGAAGGTCATGCAGCTGTACGAACGGTTCCGCGGCCGCTGCAAGCTCGCGTTCGGCGTCGGCACCAACCTCACCAACGATCTCGGTTACGTGCCGCTGCAGATCGTGATCAAGATGGTTCGCTGCAACGGCCAGCCGGTCGCGAAGCTGTCGGATTCGCCGGGCAAGAGCATGTGCGACGACAAGGCGTATCTCGCGTACCTGCGCCAGGTGTTCGGCATCGCGCAGCCGGTCGAGGAAGACGCGTCGAAGTAG